Below is a genomic region from Xiphophorus hellerii strain 12219 chromosome 17, Xiphophorus_hellerii-4.1, whole genome shotgun sequence.
cggcataataatgcaagttcaccctcaacaaacaaacacttaacattcaaactggaagacatttgaaatatccaaaataaagcaacaaatgcaacagaaataaaaaccacttagAACGGCAACCATgaataaaatggttttaatttaatgtctGAAAACAAATTTGACCATATTAATCACTAGAAGGGAAATTATTGAGGCCGTCTtcattgcttattgtgacaagTTTAGCTTTTTTCATGTAGTACACAGTTTAAAATGCAGCAATActcatttaaaagttaaacattctGCGACATATTTAATCTCTGTCAGTTTGGGGGAAGAATTTATAAGCAGATCAAACACCAGATTAAACCATTTTATGACTCCACttgctaaaaaaatatagaaaactagagtgtactttttaaaaaaaaaaaatgcagttaattaatataaaatttattcaccaaatattacacaaaaagCCTGGAGTTATGCTGAAATGATGGGTTAAATGTAACGCAGGCCGTGTTTCTGTCCCTCAGAGGGAAGACGGTGGCAGAAGCCACAGAGGACGTCCTGCAGGTTCAGCTTCCTCGGCTGAAGGAGCTGATGTCGGCCGGGAGACTGAAGGTCCAAAACATCGACGTTTTCTGTGAACAGGGAGTTTTTGATCTGGACTCGACGCGCGCCGTCCTGCTGGCTGGGAAAGAAATGGGCCTCAACATCAACTTCCATGGAGACGAGCTGCATCCCATGAACGCTGCAAAGGTTTACCCAGATCAAAATCACAGTATTTACAGGTTATTCTTACAGTTAATCAatttaattggataaaaaaaaagacaaattctgcaaatttttcatttaagccttttttataggatagaaatgcacaaataattaaattcctttagtgaacgcttGACCATTGTTGCAAAGGATCTGCAGTGTtggttgatttgtttatttttgaataaatccataaataatTGGATAGCGAAAGATGCTCAAGagacttttcttttcacaaatttagtttttcttaattggaaaatgtatatatacatatatatagtttcaagttttacatttctaaataagGCTGCagctaacatttattttaataatagtaGATTATTCTGACAACTGAATAAAAATTGACATGCTGCAGATTTTTTGTGTAATCACTTTTTATggaatattagaaatgcataaaaatggaaattagcaaataaaataaatattttattgcttaaaatgcagGAACAGATCATAACTTACTTTACAATGCCACTGGCGGAGTTCTGAGTGGAACATATCTACATGTATATCTtctgtatatatgtatacatgtacagtatatgttgCTCAGTCATcaaaagtttattatttgaattGATTATTCACCacattaaaacaagctgctgtgtCTTAGATGGGAGCAGATCTCGGAGCGTTGGCTATCAGCCATCTTGAGGAGGTCACAGACGAAGGGATCGTCACCATGGCGAAATCGAAAACTGCTGCCGTCCTCCTCCCGACCACGGCTTACATCCTACGGTACTGAGACAACAACCTGGCTCTCTCTGCTCCTGGGATTTGTAGTTCATGGATGTTTTTGTGCCTTCAGGTTGCCTCAGCCTCGGGCCAGAGACATGCTGGAGGCAGGCGTGATCGTCGCCCTCGGCAGCGACTTCAACCCCAACGCTTACTGCTGCTCCATGGTCAGTACTCGTCTCTAGCTTCCCGTCCATCCCAACCCGTTCTCctcatgtaaatgttttatttccagcCGGTAGTGATGCATTTAGCCTGCGTCAACATGAGGATGTCCATGACTGAGGCTTTGGCTGCCGCTACCATCAACGCCGCGTACGCTCTCAGCCGCTCCGACACGCACGGATCCCTGGAGGTGAACAAACACGGAGACCTGCTGATCCTGAATGCAACACGGTAAATATCAGATCTTAACTGTTGTCCTAGCAGGACTATTTAGTTTTATGTTccatgtagttttttttctcgtgGGACTTTAGTCACACGCCAACATCATTGGCTTTTGCGACTTGAGGAGGTTGAGTATGGAAGGCCAAAATGGACATAAGTCTCCTGTCTGAACAAAACGTCAAGCAAAAAAATGCTGGTTTTTTACACTGAAATTGTATGTCATGCTGAGATGTTTAGTCTATGCAAAAACTTCCATTCTGTCAGCACTTATGTTAATTATTGCTGATGTTTGGCTGCGTAATTGCTCTGTAAAACAATTAACACAATTTAAGACCTgtgtttaacatatttaaggccaatttacatgtttcttaaagaaattaagactttttaagatctTAATGTATGTTGCTAACGTTCTCAGCTTAAATTAACATCAAGATGGCTGAAAGTTGGGTAGAATTTGATGCTTGAAACAGCAAAACTGGCCGACATCAAGTTTAATGTCAGCCATATTGTGAATTTATGGAATGGATCAATGATGGGAATCctaacaatttaaataaactccACTTGTTATATGAAGGGAGCTACAACTTggtgatatttaaaatgtgctcCACAATCATCAATtaattcaaactttatttttaaatgtaatggaaaaacaaactgttttaatcATTTACCGGCTTCGATGTGAGTCTGTATAAACCCCTCATTGAAGCTGATTTTCATCCTGGACTTATTTAAAGTCAACCAATTTAAACctttgtcttcatttttaacattttctctgctgtttgaaggTGGGAGCACCTGATTTACCAGCTGGGCGGGCACCAGGAGCTCATCCGCTACGTCGTCATCAGAGGAAACATCGTGTATGATAACGACAAAACCCTGGACCTCTGACCCTGAAGGAACTCCCAGCAGAGGTACGTCTAAAAATAAAGCCACTCCTCCTTCCAGCTTTCAGAACAAAAACTGCTGGGTTTATATATGCCACCAACTTAAGTGCATATTTGTGAATGAACAATAATTAGTGGTGTGTGTTTAAGTCtcaatcagtagcagaaatgACCAAACAAAATGGTTGGATTTATAAAAAATGCAAGATTAACACGTGGAATTTGTAGCCTAAGAATATCCTCGTTTACTTTGTGCATTTTAGGTaatatttctactttttaacaaatatttcagtttttattcagataaaaacacattcttgACCAAAAATCAACCTTTGATTGTTCTAACAACTTTCTTATGACATTAAGTTCCACAATCTCACTTCTAAAAATTGTAATAGAAAATACCCTTTTATGTAAGCATATTTGTACACTTGGTTACAAaatagaagtttgtttttcttgaatttttcatAAATCCTTGTGTTTTGAAGGTTCTGCAGCTTGTT
It encodes:
- the amdhd1 gene encoding putative imidazolonepropionase produces the protein MSRNHRLLVKNAKQVVLICNNGEKFLTRHGMNNLSVVENASVVVGSDGLIKAVGPAETISARYSESSFDNVIDAAGMCVLPGLVDAHTHPVWAGDRVHEFAMKLAGATYMEVHRAGGGIHYTVEHTRAAAASDLLASLRSRLQRMQRAGTTLVECKSGYGLELQTELKMLEVIEEASRSLPISISSTYCGAHAVPKGKTVAEATEDVLQVQLPRLKELMSAGRLKVQNIDVFCEQGVFDLDSTRAVLLAGKEMGLNINFHGDELHPMNAAKMGADLGALAISHLEEVTDEGIVTMAKSKTAAVLLPTTAYILRLPQPRARDMLEAGVIVALGSDFNPNAYCCSMPVVMHLACVNMRMSMTEALAAATINAAYALSRSDTHGSLEVNKHGDLLILNATRWEHLIYQLGGHQELIRYVVIRGNIVYDNDKTLDL